A window of the Trichoplusia ni isolate ovarian cell line Hi5 chromosome 4, tn1, whole genome shotgun sequence genome harbors these coding sequences:
- the LOC113492550 gene encoding uncharacterized protein LOC113492550 isoform X1 has translation MTMPQYIVTALLLALVALSSSNVLPVSISDLNREPLGLDGHSDNTYSNRYQSKNVLDEIYNMYVERENRPGLINKLQLKYTDTDNKQNDDIFSIINKDDNYNGEGFRKEQWHNYPRQLDRLHEFYGRNAEKRNFDPDPDDDQYTAEVAPDDRDTADKTNEYSSLNSIPDSKVYDTVLTPTNPFLILKIRLACLNKDIDNGKFATLITGLESNYQKEDERNENPEVNVMKVKREDIPSSQNNELTDNTTQKVVNKRIFSLWSRLQSLNHKGHELQHRRHLHAFYSLPDSDGGGTLTAETRATLMRPPGSPLRWG, from the exons ATGCCCCAATATATCGTAACTGCGCTACTCCTCGCGCTCGTAGCACTGTCTTCGAGCAATGTGCTCCCTGTCTCCATAAGCGACCTCAACAGAGAACCACTAGGCTTAGACGGCCACTCTGACAATACATATAGTAATAGATATCAATCAAAAAATGTTCTCGACGAAATTTACAACATGTACGTCGAAAGAGAAAACAGACCAGGattgattaataaattacaactaaaGTATACGGATACCGACAATAAACAGAATGATGATATTttcagtattataaataaagacgATAATTACAATGGAGAAGGTTTTCGGAAAGAACAATGGCATAACTATCCGAGGCAGTTGGATCGACTTCACGAGTTTTATGGGAGAAATGCTGAGAAGAGGAATTTCGATCCTGACCCTGACGACGATCAATATACTGCAGAAGTCGCTCCGGACGACCGAGACACGGCTGACAAAACCAACGAATACAGCTCCCTCAACAGTATTCCGGACTCGAAAGTCTACGATACTGTGCTGACCCCTACCAACCCCTTTCTAATACTAAAAATTCGATTAGCATGCCTGAACAAAGATATTGATAATGGAAAGTTTGCTACCCTAATAACTGGACTAGAATCTAATTACCAGAAAGAGGACGAACGTAACGAAAACCCCGAAGTAAACGTTATGAAAGTTAAACGAGAAGATATACCCAGTTCTCAAAATAACGAGTTAACAG ATAACACAACGCAGAAAGTTGTTAACAAGAGGATCTTCTCGCTGTGGAGCCGACTGCAGAGCCTGAACCACAAGGGGCACGAGCTGCAGCACCGGCGCCACCTCCACGCGTTCTACAGCCTGCCGGACTCGGACGGCGGCGGGACCCTCACTGCAGAGACCAGGGCTACCCTCATGCGACCACCCGGATCACCCCTGCGATGGGGATGA
- the LOC113492549 gene encoding maleylacetoacetate isomerase-like isoform X1, producing the protein MSTRNSPRCNLFNTKRLRPLLKAKNGAILYGFWQSSCSWRVRAALRFKNIPYEERGVDIVKTKQQGTEQYRAINPAQKVPALVIDNETLVESMAIVQYLEESRPQPSLMPGTLMERVQMRQICETIVSGIQPLQNIGIKRSFSTLEEYLKFSKYWTERGLLTLEELLRKSAGKCCVGDQITIADLCLVPQTYNAVSRFTPDLSKYPTVSKVYKALLNEKVFQETHPEYVKTKL; encoded by the exons ATGTCCACGAGAAATAGTCCAAGATGCAACTTGTTTAACACAAAACGGCTTCGACCCCTTTTAAAGGCCAAGAACGGTGCAATTCTCTATGGTTTCTGGCAGTCTTCGTGCTCATGGAGGGTAAGGGCAGCCCTACGTTTTAAGAACATCCCTTACGAAGAGCGAGGAGTGGACATAGTGAAGACAAAGCAACAGGGTACCGAGCAGTACCGCGCCATCAACCCTGCACAGAAAGTACCAGCTTTGGTCATAG ATAATGAGACCTTGGTGGAGTCTATGGCCATCGTGCAGTACCTGGAGGAATCTCGACCGCAGCCGTCCCTGATGCCCGGCACTTTGATGGAGAGAGTACAAATGAGACAGATCTGTGAG ACCATAGTATCGGGCATTCAGCCGCTTCAGAACATTGGTATCAAACGATCCTTTAGCACTTTGGAAGAATACCTGAAGTTTAGCAAGTACTGGACGGAGCGGGGCTTGCTAACCCTTGAGGAGTTGCTTCGGAAGTCAGCGGGGAAGTGCTGTGTCGGAGACCAGATCACCATAGCTGACCTGTGTCTGGTGCCGCAGACGTATAATGCTGTATCGAG atttACACCAGACCTCAGCAAGTACCCAACTGTCTCAAAAGTATACAAagcattattaaatgaaaaagtttttcaaGAAACTCACCCTGAATAcgtgaaaacaaaattataa
- the LOC113492549 gene encoding probable maleylacetoacetate isomerase 1 isoform X2 — MAKNGAILYGFWQSSCSWRVRAALRFKNIPYEERGVDIVKTKQQGTEQYRAINPAQKVPALVIDNETLVESMAIVQYLEESRPQPSLMPGTLMERVQMRQICETIVSGIQPLQNIGIKRSFSTLEEYLKFSKYWTERGLLTLEELLRKSAGKCCVGDQITIADLCLVPQTYNAVSRFTPDLSKYPTVSKVYKALLNEKVFQETHPEYVKTKL, encoded by the exons ATG GCCAAGAACGGTGCAATTCTCTATGGTTTCTGGCAGTCTTCGTGCTCATGGAGGGTAAGGGCAGCCCTACGTTTTAAGAACATCCCTTACGAAGAGCGAGGAGTGGACATAGTGAAGACAAAGCAACAGGGTACCGAGCAGTACCGCGCCATCAACCCTGCACAGAAAGTACCAGCTTTGGTCATAG ATAATGAGACCTTGGTGGAGTCTATGGCCATCGTGCAGTACCTGGAGGAATCTCGACCGCAGCCGTCCCTGATGCCCGGCACTTTGATGGAGAGAGTACAAATGAGACAGATCTGTGAG ACCATAGTATCGGGCATTCAGCCGCTTCAGAACATTGGTATCAAACGATCCTTTAGCACTTTGGAAGAATACCTGAAGTTTAGCAAGTACTGGACGGAGCGGGGCTTGCTAACCCTTGAGGAGTTGCTTCGGAAGTCAGCGGGGAAGTGCTGTGTCGGAGACCAGATCACCATAGCTGACCTGTGTCTGGTGCCGCAGACGTATAATGCTGTATCGAG atttACACCAGACCTCAGCAAGTACCCAACTGTCTCAAAAGTATACAAagcattattaaatgaaaaagtttttcaaGAAACTCACCCTGAATAcgtgaaaacaaaattataa
- the LOC113492550 gene encoding uncharacterized protein LOC113492550 isoform X2, with protein sequence MPQYIVTALLLALVALSSSNVLPVSISDLNREPLGLDGHSDNTYSNRYQSKNVLDEIYNMYVERENRPGLINKLQLKYTDTDNKQNDDIFSIINKDDNYNGEGFRKEQWHNYPRQLDRLHEFYGRNAEKRNFDPDPDDDQYTAEVAPDDRDTADKTNEYSSLNSIPDSKVYDTVLTPTNPFLILKIRLACLNKDIDNGKFATLITGLESNYQKEDERNENPEVNVMKVKREDIPSSQNNELTDNTTQKVVNKRIFSLWSRLQSLNHKGHELQHRRHLHAFYSLPDSDGGGTLTAETRATLMRPPGSPLRWG encoded by the exons ATGCCCCAATATATCGTAACTGCGCTACTCCTCGCGCTCGTAGCACTGTCTTCGAGCAATGTGCTCCCTGTCTCCATAAGCGACCTCAACAGAGAACCACTAGGCTTAGACGGCCACTCTGACAATACATATAGTAATAGATATCAATCAAAAAATGTTCTCGACGAAATTTACAACATGTACGTCGAAAGAGAAAACAGACCAGGattgattaataaattacaactaaaGTATACGGATACCGACAATAAACAGAATGATGATATTttcagtattataaataaagacgATAATTACAATGGAGAAGGTTTTCGGAAAGAACAATGGCATAACTATCCGAGGCAGTTGGATCGACTTCACGAGTTTTATGGGAGAAATGCTGAGAAGAGGAATTTCGATCCTGACCCTGACGACGATCAATATACTGCAGAAGTCGCTCCGGACGACCGAGACACGGCTGACAAAACCAACGAATACAGCTCCCTCAACAGTATTCCGGACTCGAAAGTCTACGATACTGTGCTGACCCCTACCAACCCCTTTCTAATACTAAAAATTCGATTAGCATGCCTGAACAAAGATATTGATAATGGAAAGTTTGCTACCCTAATAACTGGACTAGAATCTAATTACCAGAAAGAGGACGAACGTAACGAAAACCCCGAAGTAAACGTTATGAAAGTTAAACGAGAAGATATACCCAGTTCTCAAAATAACGAGTTAACAG ATAACACAACGCAGAAAGTTGTTAACAAGAGGATCTTCTCGCTGTGGAGCCGACTGCAGAGCCTGAACCACAAGGGGCACGAGCTGCAGCACCGGCGCCACCTCCACGCGTTCTACAGCCTGCCGGACTCGGACGGCGGCGGGACCCTCACTGCAGAGACCAGGGCTACCCTCATGCGACCACCCGGATCACCCCTGCGATGGGGATGA
- the LOC113492547 gene encoding collagen alpha-1(I) chain-like produces the protein MAPQTKGLFLLLLLCALSGGNGDDETEIFDVLSVVRDTDELPDGVTLSPGRCQSPLQPESDYTSYTLNENATLHQLAAGMFYNTFPEDFSIMAVVRIPGTEQNPIFILYSDAGDEQLQLVVGNLIELYYEDTRGDPEDHELLTFREDIADGNWHRIAISIKGDSATLLLDCEVKETLPLGRKPGSTFNLAGALVVGSQITADQYYEGDIEILQFSNKPDTAYDMCISIAPDCGGSGSGILIPAPQISPEVKPILYAERHIETPTEHPNLGTNTDDDTRRRYGTFSRNRFFDRNETDNLWPQRATTPHPDWELSSANPVVNQFAPSTDSDENSIFGSFDNDFLPAAASPPPLGIHLVNTLEETTPRSKRGDDDDTDATTTMVTVTEVPYTPMTTTEDDDWLTHPPEPSQGNSTINYDSSETYYDYGSSGTYMGPRGYPGPPGPQGPRGPKGDPGKPGSEGSQGSPGAPGNVFVIPLHQSGNDKGPDAQSEALRQMFTQHMAAMRGAEGPMGLTGPPGPEGDVGPEGPRGEQGEQGEPGPPGPRGLQGPPGRLGRRGHAGRDGERGSTGAPGQKGEQGYPGMPGMPGDKGERGSAGLQGEVGAPGQDGPPGDDGPPGPHGSPGELGPRGFMGPRGFPGLIGYPGIPGLEGPQGAKGASGQTGPPGPPGQPGTIGSPGSSGPQGPIGAPGIQGPQGKPGISGLPGSEGIPGTPGNPGQQGKPGDVGPQGPQGMLGFPGSRGLKGDEGPRGLPGDKGDKGIRGIDGEKGDIGPKGERGLTGEPGPTGIEGPEGQKGMEGPRGETGPIGQAGEKGATGPQGPQGYPGSQGEKGDKGATGRRGRRGTKGIMGLIGQQGDRGDSGPRGYRGPRGRRGSDGAPGPKGDTGQPGPPGPTGERGPQGLEGVRGFPGPIGPPGNDGKTGLPGPLGERGPMGEPGAQGGTGPSGPVGPQGPTGEPGPPGPPGASGIPGTPGDVGSPGEVGKEGAPGPAGPEGKPGPVGSPGPPGNNGEPGLPGAAGIPGAKGDFGPAGPPGVRGDKGEPGEPGNEGPQGPQGREGPRGPPGPGGQKGEIGEPGPVGPNGRDGFPGPRGLAGAPGPVGPPGEDGDKGEAGPPGEKGFKGATGETGPVGSPGIQGLRGEAGPVGLPGDKGPPGEIGPPGPTGTDGVRGPPGPTGPPGPQGIKGQPGIKGDVGDPGALGATGQMGPAGPPGLRGPKGIQGEVGPRGAEGQPGNVGNPGAPGPPGVQGPEGKLGPRGPAGPKGDDGPAGIQGETGPKGSPGPEGPKGNTGPAGFPGEQGESGPQGIKGEPGPEGPEGSNGPPGPIGPVGPPGKPGETGMPGSPGTDGPAGTQGNPGLPGEKGDIGPKGLPGEQGPPGATGPPGPEGQRGVRGLPGPTGEVGKPGVAGPVGLPGKAGPAGLQGTKGDKGNQGPKGHIGDTGQMGLKGDQGDEGKQGLPGPVGPAGPKGDTGPPGPAGPKGETGLTGPPGPEGQLGPKGSPGPEGRPGLQGPPGTPGPPGPPAPPMQIPSELFTSYTRRRRSVESMESVTEDNFEEEEEDIEWVKEIMTGVLAARGALETARRPRGARTSPGLSCRDLKSSHANMTDGYYWIDARGGASSGRPIRVYCQGYSTCLPPDDREPTIFTSEATAHKFSQSDNGYRLTYEREGSGFIQLRFLKLLSTKARQNFTYSCVNTKAPQRSDIPADLTRVNKLKLFGYNSVEFREPQLIKDDCKEGTGQIVLEIKTTRTDRLPITDFQPLSFADAEHQFTFTPGPVCFT, from the exons ATGGCTCCACAGACAAAAGGATTATTTCTCCTTTTATTGCTTTGCGCACTCAGTGGGGGCAACGGGGACG atgAAACAGAAATTTTTGACGTTCTGTCGGTGGTCCGGGATACCGACGAGCTCCCTGACGGCGTGACACTGTCGCCGGGGCGATGCCAGTCACCCCTCCAGCCAGAATCAGACTACACATCTTACACCCTCAATGAAAATGCAACTCTACATCAACTGGCGGCTGGCATGTTCTACAATACATTCCCTGAAGACTTCTCTATCATGGCTGTTGTGCGGATACCAG gAACAGAACAGAATCCGATATTCATTCTCTACTCGGACGCTGGCGACGAGCAACTCCAGCTGGTGGTGGGGAACTTGATCGAACTGTACTACGAGGACACTAGGGGCGACCCCGAAGACCATGAGCTCCTCACGTTCAGGGAAGACATAGCTGATGGAAA CTGGCATCGGATAGCAATAAGTATAAAAGGCGACTCAGCAACACTTCTTCTGGATTGTGAGGTGAAGGAAACATTGCCACTCGGTCGGAAGCCAGGCAGCACGTTCAACTTGGCTGGAGCCTTAGTAGTCGGATCACAGATAACAGCCGATCAGTACTATGAG GGAGACATCGAAATTCTTCAGTTTTCAAACAAACCTGACACCGCATACGACATGTGTATTTCAATAGCTCCGGACTGTGGGGGATCTGGATCTGGTATTCTAATACCAGCACCACAAATCAGTCCAGAAGTCAAACCTATTCTATACGCTGAAAGACATATAGAAACTCCAACAGAACACCCGAACTTAGGCACGAACACAGACGATGATACACGAAGGCGTTACGGAACTTTCAGCAGAAATAGATTCTTTGATAGAAACGAAACAGACAACTTATGGCCACAGAGAGCAACTACACCTCACCCAGACTGGGAATTATCCAGCGCTAACCCTGTCGTCAATCAATTTGCACCATCTACGGACTCcg aTGAAAATAGCATTTTTGGTAGTTTTGACAACGATTTCTTGCCAGCGGCAGCGTCACCTCCTCCACTCGGTATTCATCTAGTGAATACTCTAGAAGAAACCACGCCAAGA TCTAAACGGGGTGACGATGACGATACGGATGCGACTACTACCATGGTGACCGTTACGGAGGTGCCTTACACTCCTATGACGACCACTGAGGACGACGATTGGCTCACTCATCCGCCGGAACCTTCCCAA ggCAACTCTACAATAAATTACGATTCATCTGAAACCTACTATGACTACGGCAGTTCTGGAACATATATGGGGCCACGAGGATATCCTGGACCACCCGGACCTCAAGGGCCGAGAGGTCCGAAAGGAGATCCAGGGAAACCAGGGTCTGAAGGCTCTCAAGGGTCTCCAGGTGCCCCAGGAAACGTATTTGTTATTCCT TTACATCAATCTGGAAATGACAAAGGTCCCGACGCACAATCGGAGGCTCTGCGACAGATGTTTACTCAACACATG GCTGCAATGCGCGGAGCAGAAGGACCAATGGGCCTAACTGGTCCTCCCGGCCCTGAAGGAGATGTTGGACCTGAGGGCCCAAGGGGAGAACAAGGAGAGCAGGGGGAACCA ggTCCGCCGGGTCCTAGAGGCTTACAAGGGCCACCAGGTAGATTAGGGCGCAGAGGTCACGCTGGTCGGGACGGGGAAAGAGGTTCTACTGGCGCTCCTGGGCAAAAAGGAGAGCAAGGCTACCCCGGTATGCCGGGCATGCCTGGTGACAAAGGTGAAAGAGGAAGCGCGGGACTCCAGGGTGAAGTAGGAGCACCTGGTCAAGACGGACCGCCAGGAGATGACGGACCACCCGGACCACATGGAAGCCCTGGAGAATTG GGGCCTAGAGGTTTCATGGGACCTAGAGGATTCCCGGGTTTGATAGGTTATCCAGGCATACCAGGGCTTGAGGGCCCACAAGGTGCAAAAGGGGCTTCTGGACAAACGGGGCCACCTGGACCGCCAGGACAGCCAGGCACTATTGGATCACCGGGCTCGTCGGGTCCACAAGGTCCTATCGGTGCCCCAGGAATTCag GGTCCCCAAGGTAAACCCGGAATATCTGGTCTACCTGGTTCAGAAGGTATTCCAGGAACACCAGGAAATCCGGGTCAGCAGGGAAAACCTGGAGATGTAGGCCCACAGGGCCCTCAG ggAATGTTGGGATTTCCTGGGAGTCGCGGATTGAAAGGAGATGAAGGCCCCAGGGGCTTACCAGGAGACAAAGGCGATAAAGGAATCAGAG GCATCGATGGTGAAAAAGGAGACATTGGACCTAAAGGAGAAAGAGGATTAACTGGAGAACCTGGACCTACAGGCATCGAGGGACCCGAAGGCCAAAAA ggtATGGAAGGGCCTAGAGGTGAAACAGGGCCTATAGGTCAGGCAGGAGAAAAGGGTGCTACTGGTCCACAGGGACCACAAGGTTATCCAGGTAGTCAAGGCGAAAAAGGTGACAAAGGTGCTACTGGAAGAAGAGGTAGAAGAGGCACAAAAGGAATAATG GGTTTAATTGGACAACAAGGAGATCGTGGTGACTCTGGACCAAGA GGTTACAGAGGACCACGTGGTCGCCGCGGTTCAGATGGTGCACCAGGACCTAAAGGTGATACAGGACAACCAGGACCGCCAGGACCAACAGGCGAGAGAGGACCTCAGGGCTTAGAAGGTGTCCGCGGTTTCCCAGGACCTATAGGCCCACCCGGAAACGATGGCAAAACTGGATTACCGGGCCCACTAGGAGAACGTGGTCCAATG GGTGAACCGGGAGCTCAAGGTGGAACTGGTCCTTCAGGGCCAGTAGGGCCTCAAGGACCTACAGGTGAACCTGGTCCTCCGGGCCCACCGGGTGCCTCTGGAATACCGGGAACGCCAGGGGATGTAGGAAGTCCGGGTGAAGTCGGAAAAGAAGGAGCACCCGGTCCAGCGGGTCCGGAAGGAAAACCGGGGCCAGTTGGATCACCAGGCCCACCGGGAAATAACGGGGAACCGGGATTGCCTGGAGCAGCT GGTATACCCGGCGCGAAAGGTGATTTTGGCCCGGCGGGTCCACCAGGCGTGAGAGGTGACAAAGGAGAGCCGGGAGAACCTGGTAACGAAGGACCGCAAGGACCACAAGGCCGCGAAGGTCCACGAGGACCTCCCGGACCTGGAGGACAAAAGGGAGAAATTGGTGAACCAGGCCCAGTAG gtcCAAATGGTCGAGACGGTTTTCCGGGACCAAGAGGTTTAGCTGGTGCGCCAGGCCCAGTTGGACCTCCTGGTGAGGACGGCGATAAAGGGGAAGCGGGACCTCCCGGAGAGAAAGGTTTTAAAGGCGCAACAGGAGAAACG GGCCCAGTTGGTTCACCTGGAATACAAGGTCTACGCGGAGAAGCCGGACCGGTGGGTTTACCCGGTGATAAAGGGCCACCGGGTGAGATAGGTCCTCCTGGCCCAACAGGCACTGACGGAGTCCGGGGTCCTCCAGGACCTACCGGACCTCCAGGACCGCAAGGCATCAAAGGTCAACCGGGGATAAAAGGAGATGTTGGTGATCCAGGTGCTTTAG GAGCTACAGGGCAAATGGGGCCGGCTGGACCACCTGGTCTTCGAGGACCTAAAGGTATTCAAGGAGAGGTAGGCCCCCGCGGTGCTGAAGGTCAACCAGGAAACGTTGGTAATCCTGGAGCTCCAGGCCCACCAGGTGTGCAAGGACCCGAAGGAAAACTG GGCCCTAGAGGACCTGCTGGTCCTAAAGGTGATGATGGTCCTGCCGGAATTCAAGGGGAAACTGGACCAAAAGGATCGCCGGGACCAGAAGGCCCTAAAGGGAATACTGGTCCTGCTGGATTTCCAGGAGAACAAGGCGAATCTGGTCCTCAAGGTATTAAGGGTGAACCAGGTCCAGAAGGACCAGAGGGTAGCAATGGGCCACCGGGACCAATAGGACCAGTAGGACCACCTGGCAAACCGGGAGAAACTGGAATGCCCGGAAGCCCT GGTACAGATGGTCCAGCAGGAACTCAAGGCAACCCAGGACTTCCAGGAGAAAAAGGTGACATTGGTCCTAAGGGGCTGCCTGGAGAACAGGGTCCACCTGGCGCTACTGGTCCTCCGGGACCGGAAGGGCAACGTGGAGTTCGTGGTTTACCTGGACCTACA ggCGAAGTTGGAAAGCCGGGAGTTGCCGGACCTGTTGGACTGCCTGGTAAAGCTGGACCTGCCGGTCTTCAAGGAACTAAGGGTGACAAAGGCAATCAAGGCCCAAAGGGTCATATCGGTGACACAGGGCAAATGGGACTAAAAGGTGATCAAGGAGACGAAGGCAAACAAGGATTACCCGGACCTGTTGGACCAGCAGGACCCAAAGGAGACACG GGTCCTCCTGGGCCAGCGGGACCGAAAGGCGAAACTGGACTCACAGGCCCGCCAGGACCTGAAGGTCAACTAGGGCCAAAAGGCTCACCAGGACCTGAAGGGAGACCAGGATTACAAGGACCACCAGGAACTCCTGGACCCCCAGGACCACCTGCTCCGCCCATGCAAATACCCTCGGAACTTTTCACGTCATACACTCGTCGACGTCGCAGTGTCGAATCCATGGAATCTGTGACTGAAGACAATTTCGAGGAAG aagAGGAAGATATAGAATGGGTTAAAGAAATCATGACGGGTGTACTGGCAGCGCGTGGAGCTCTAGAGACAGCAAGACGTCCTCGCGGAGCAAGGACCAGCCCAGGACTGTCTTGTCGGGACCTCAAATCTTCGCATGCCAACATGACGGACG